In Lysinibacillus sp. FSL M8-0337, the following proteins share a genomic window:
- the gdhA gene encoding NADP-specific glutamate dehydrogenase translates to MTTTTLSNEQLAQEYVDGVFEQLKQQNSHQAEFLQAAEEIFLSLVPVFAQHPEYIKANILSRIVEPDRIISFRVAWQDDNNQVQVNRGYRVQYSNVMGPYKGGLRFHPSVNESIIKFLGFEQIFKNALTGQPIGGGKGGSNFNPKGKSDSEIMRFCQAFMTELYRHIGPDVDVPAGDIGVGAREVGYLWGQYKRLTKANESGVLTGKTPGYGGSLARKEATGYGTVYFVKEMLKDANDSFEGKTVVVSGSGNVSTYAIEKAQAYGAKVVACSDSSGYIYDPEGLDLDAVKEIKEVKGDRISTYVNYRPNATFTEGCTGIWSIPCDIALPCATQNEINGDAARTLISNGVKAIGEGANMPSDLEAINEFLNAGVLFGPAKAANAGGVAVSALEMAQDSSRVFWSFEEVDAKLHQIMKNIYADSKAAADKYGYPGNLVVGANIAGFIKVADGMLSEGVY, encoded by the coding sequence ATGACAACAACAACTTTAAGCAATGAACAATTAGCACAAGAATACGTTGACGGCGTGTTCGAGCAACTGAAACAACAAAATAGCCATCAAGCGGAGTTTTTACAAGCAGCTGAAGAAATTTTCCTTTCATTAGTGCCTGTATTTGCACAACACCCTGAATATATTAAAGCAAATATTCTTTCTCGTATCGTTGAGCCAGATCGCATCATTTCATTCCGTGTCGCTTGGCAAGATGATAACAACCAAGTACAAGTGAACCGTGGTTATCGCGTTCAATACAGCAACGTAATGGGTCCTTACAAAGGTGGACTTCGTTTCCACCCTTCAGTAAACGAATCGATTATTAAGTTTTTAGGTTTTGAGCAAATCTTTAAAAATGCTTTAACTGGTCAACCAATCGGTGGTGGTAAAGGTGGATCTAACTTTAATCCAAAAGGTAAATCCGATTCAGAAATCATGCGTTTCTGCCAAGCATTCATGACTGAATTATACCGTCATATTGGGCCAGATGTCGATGTTCCTGCTGGTGATATCGGTGTAGGTGCTCGTGAAGTGGGTTATCTATGGGGTCAATATAAACGTTTAACAAAAGCAAATGAATCTGGCGTATTAACAGGTAAAACTCCTGGTTATGGTGGTTCATTAGCTCGTAAAGAAGCAACTGGTTACGGTACAGTATACTTTGTAAAAGAAATGTTAAAAGATGCAAATGATTCTTTCGAAGGTAAAACAGTTGTCGTTTCTGGTTCTGGTAATGTATCGACTTACGCAATTGAAAAAGCTCAAGCCTATGGTGCAAAAGTAGTTGCTTGCTCTGACTCTTCAGGCTATATCTATGATCCAGAAGGTTTAGATCTTGATGCTGTTAAAGAAATTAAAGAAGTAAAAGGTGACCGTATATCAACTTACGTTAATTACCGTCCAAATGCTACATTTACAGAAGGTTGTACAGGAATTTGGTCAATTCCATGTGATATTGCGCTTCCATGTGCTACACAAAACGAAATCAATGGCGACGCTGCTCGTACATTAATCTCAAACGGTGTAAAAGCAATTGGTGAAGGTGCTAACATGCCATCTGACCTTGAAGCAATTAACGAATTTTTAAATGCTGGCGTATTATTTGGCCCTGCTAAAGCAGCAAATGCTGGCGGTGTGGCTGTCTCTGCACTAGAAATGGCACAAGATTCAAGCCGTGTATTCTGGTCATTTGAAGAAGTAGATGCGAAGTTACACCAAATTATGAAAAATATCTATGCAGATAGTAAAGCTGCTGCTGATAAATACGGTTACCCAGGCAACTTAGTTGTTGGTGCAAACATCGCTGGCTTTATTAAAGTTGCTGATGGTATGCTATCTGAAGGCGTATATTAA
- a CDS encoding Yip1 family protein, producing MENYNETPQQERSKVNPFLSTWMHPKQTARYMIDAKSIGYAILIMSIAYIGAMLTGLIDSDFLLNVSPWIIVLFCVILAPISAIIGTAFSTLIFWLIGKLFKGSATFSEMFKGLSLAGVPFIALIPFYLIWLFTSPESLMDANYMESAPWIFWPSLLMTAVTSIWSIVITVGVVAEAHRFSNWKAFFTVLIPSIVGVIILFILLIIIFIGIIGISMI from the coding sequence ATGGAAAACTATAATGAAACACCACAACAAGAAAGGTCTAAAGTGAATCCGTTTCTGTCTACTTGGATGCATCCAAAGCAAACTGCTCGCTATATGATTGATGCCAAATCAATCGGTTATGCAATTCTTATTATGTCCATTGCCTATATTGGTGCTATGCTTACTGGTCTTATAGATAGTGATTTTTTACTTAATGTATCCCCCTGGATTATCGTGCTATTCTGTGTGATTTTAGCACCGATTTCAGCAATTATTGGTACAGCGTTTTCTACCCTAATTTTTTGGTTAATCGGTAAATTATTTAAAGGTAGTGCAACGTTTTCAGAAATGTTTAAAGGATTGAGCTTAGCGGGTGTACCATTTATTGCGCTTATTCCATTCTACTTAATATGGCTATTTACATCACCTGAGTCTTTAATGGATGCTAACTATATGGAATCAGCCCCTTGGATTTTTTGGCCGTCGCTACTCATGACAGCTGTTACTAGCATTTGGTCTATAGTTATTACAGTTGGGGTTGTAGCAGAAGCACATCGATTTTCAAATTGGAAGGCATTCTTTACAGTTCTTATTCCCTCAATTGTTGGTGTAATCATACTATTTATCCTTCTTATTATCATATTCATCGGAATAATCGGTATCAGTATGATTTAA
- a CDS encoding sulfurtransferase: protein MGKVFKTVEEIQVDGVRFVDARYDLQNKQFGKQAFEAGHAPGAVYIDLEQDLSDMESENGRHPMPSKEKLTSVFQELGLRYEDQIVVYDQGASPFAPRAWWMLTYAGFPNVVIVNGGATALEEKVTFTKDIVKYAPTTLDLNWQDHLYAPREAVKAIVDGEQSATLLDARAAARYRGEVEPLDNVAGHIPTAKNFDWEQLKVEGTLQANDALRAKVAQDEHIVVYCGSGVTASPLYAVLADEGYENIQLYTGSYSDWITAYDIETGTNE, encoded by the coding sequence ATGGGAAAAGTATTCAAAACTGTTGAGGAAATTCAAGTTGACGGTGTCCGTTTTGTGGATGCTCGCTATGATTTACAAAACAAACAATTTGGAAAGCAAGCATTTGAAGCAGGACATGCACCAGGAGCGGTATATATTGATTTAGAGCAGGATTTATCGGATATGGAAAGTGAAAACGGCCGTCATCCGATGCCGAGTAAGGAAAAGCTTACGTCTGTCTTTCAAGAATTAGGTCTGCGCTACGAAGATCAAATTGTCGTTTATGACCAAGGTGCATCACCGTTTGCACCACGCGCTTGGTGGATGTTAACGTATGCAGGCTTTCCGAATGTTGTGATTGTCAATGGTGGTGCGACAGCATTGGAAGAAAAAGTGACGTTCACAAAGGATATTGTGAAATATGCGCCGACAACGCTTGATTTGAATTGGCAAGATCATCTGTATGCGCCGCGTGAAGCAGTAAAGGCAATTGTCGATGGAGAACAGTCAGCAACGCTATTAGATGCACGAGCTGCTGCCCGTTACCGTGGTGAAGTTGAACCGCTTGATAATGTAGCGGGTCATATTCCAACTGCTAAAAACTTTGATTGGGAGCAGTTAAAAGTTGAAGGAACACTGCAAGCTAATGATGCGCTTCGTGCAAAGGTTGCACAAGATGAACACATAGTGGTTTATTGTGGCAGTGGTGTCACAGCATCACCGCTCTACGCAGTACTTGCAGATGAAGGTTATGAAAATATTCAGCTCTATACAGGTAGCTATAGTGATTGGATTACAGCATACGATATAGAAACTGGAACAAATGAATAA
- a CDS encoding phosphoribosylaminoimidazolesuccinocarboxamide synthase — translation MELLYTGKTKNVFKLEDGHYLLKFKDDVTGENGVFDPGANTVGLTIDGAGLAGLRLTSYFYSKLNEQGVPTHYVDANFDDATMTVKPATVFGKGLEVICRFKAVGSFLRRYGAYVQEGQPLDSFVEVTIKDDDRLDPPISEDALAMLNLLTHEEYAILKQRTIEISKFVGAELAKKGLTLYDIKLEFGRDAQTNEILLIDEISGGNMRAYKGEQYIEPLELEKIMLAD, via the coding sequence GTGGAATTATTGTATACAGGTAAAACGAAAAATGTGTTCAAATTAGAAGATGGTCATTATTTATTAAAATTTAAAGATGATGTAACTGGTGAAAATGGCGTATTCGATCCAGGCGCAAATACTGTTGGTTTAACAATTGATGGTGCAGGTCTTGCAGGTCTTCGCCTAACTTCTTATTTCTACTCAAAACTAAACGAACAAGGTGTCCCTACTCACTACGTAGACGCAAACTTCGATGATGCTACAATGACTGTAAAGCCCGCAACGGTTTTTGGAAAAGGGTTAGAAGTTATTTGCCGATTTAAAGCTGTTGGTTCTTTCCTACGTCGCTATGGTGCTTACGTACAAGAAGGACAACCTTTAGATTCTTTCGTAGAAGTAACAATCAAAGATGATGATCGTCTAGATCCTCCAATTTCTGAAGATGCTTTAGCGATGTTAAACCTGTTAACACATGAAGAATATGCTATTTTAAAACAACGCACAATTGAAATTTCTAAATTTGTTGGTGCAGAGCTTGCGAAAAAAGGCTTAACACTTTACGATATTAAATTAGAATTTGGGCGTGACGCTCAAACAAATGAAATATTATTAATTGATGAAATTTCTGGCGGCAATATGCGCGCTTACAAAGGTGAACAATATATTGAGCCATTAGAACTTGAAAAAATTATGTTAGCTGACTAA
- a CDS encoding malic enzyme-like NAD(P)-binding protein: MDIMKKALDMHAQYSGKLEVISKVPVQDSYDLSLAYSPGVAAPCIEIEKNPSLVYDYTMKGNMVAIVSDGTAVLGLGDIGPKAALPVMEGKAILLKRFANVDAFPICLDTKSTDEIVSIVKALAPTFGGVNLEDISAPRCFEIEDRLRQECDIPVFHDDQHGTAIVVGAGMINANRIVKKDVATMKVVINGAGAAGIAILRILVQMGYKNIYMCDTKGIIYEGRAEGMNPIKDAVAHLTNPEKLHGTLDDALVGADVFIGVSVANLLTEAHIASMNENPVVFALANPNPEITYENAKAWGVRIMGTGRSDYPNQINNVLAFPGIFRGALDVRATDINEDMKLAAVEAIASLVSDEELTEEYIVPKSLDERVVEIVSRAVSGAAVASGVSELFQQQTVLSV; this comes from the coding sequence ATGGATATTATGAAAAAAGCGTTAGATATGCATGCACAATATAGTGGGAAATTAGAGGTGATTTCAAAGGTGCCTGTGCAAGACTCTTATGATCTTAGCCTTGCGTATTCGCCTGGTGTAGCGGCACCTTGTATTGAAATTGAAAAAAATCCATCGCTTGTTTATGACTATACAATGAAGGGCAATATGGTAGCTATTGTATCTGATGGCACTGCGGTGTTGGGGCTAGGGGATATAGGGCCGAAAGCAGCACTACCCGTAATGGAAGGTAAAGCAATTTTATTAAAGCGTTTTGCCAATGTTGATGCTTTTCCAATATGTTTAGATACAAAAAGTACGGATGAAATCGTCAGCATTGTGAAGGCGCTTGCGCCAACATTCGGTGGTGTTAATTTGGAAGATATTTCAGCACCACGTTGCTTTGAGATTGAAGATCGTCTACGTCAAGAATGTGATATTCCGGTGTTTCATGATGATCAGCATGGTACGGCAATCGTTGTAGGTGCAGGGATGATAAACGCAAATCGTATTGTGAAGAAGGATGTAGCAACGATGAAAGTAGTCATTAACGGAGCTGGTGCGGCTGGTATTGCCATTTTACGTATCCTTGTCCAAATGGGCTATAAAAATATTTATATGTGTGATACAAAAGGAATTATTTATGAAGGCCGTGCGGAAGGCATGAATCCAATAAAAGATGCGGTGGCGCATTTAACAAATCCAGAAAAATTACATGGTACGTTGGATGATGCTCTCGTAGGTGCAGATGTCTTTATTGGCGTATCTGTTGCCAATTTACTAACAGAGGCACATATTGCATCGATGAATGAAAATCCAGTTGTCTTTGCACTTGCAAATCCAAATCCAGAAATTACGTATGAAAATGCGAAAGCGTGGGGTGTTCGTATTATGGGGACTGGTCGTTCTGACTATCCAAATCAAATTAATAATGTCCTAGCTTTCCCAGGAATTTTCCGCGGAGCATTAGATGTACGCGCAACAGATATTAACGAAGATATGAAGTTAGCAGCAGTAGAGGCGATTGCTTCTCTTGTGAGTGATGAAGAATTAACAGAGGAATATATTGTACCTAAATCATTAGATGAGCGTGTTGTTGAAATTGTTTCACGTGCAGTGAGTGGAGCAGCCGTTGCATCTGGTGTATCTGAGTTATTCCAACAACAAACTGTCCTTTCGGTATAG
- a CDS encoding MBL fold metallo-hydrolase, which yields MYKLGIEIEQHGNVQCAHGKVAVQGIGMSVYSFYVDGLLIDTGSNSLAEEFQSFFRELSVEQVALTHAHEDHSGNAAWIQQQQNIPIYVHRESIANCAEDGNYPFYRQALWGQRPAFIAQPFGDTLETKSATWDIIATPGHTTDHLSFYNRVTGAMFTGDLYIQTKTKVVLDEENIVHTLASLKKLLHFDFEQVYCCHAGFLADGRAKISEKIAYLEELEGEVRKLYSQGYTDDAITKAIFRREYPITKVSGEQWSSKHIITAFTKQFKQES from the coding sequence ATGTATAAATTAGGTATAGAAATCGAACAACATGGGAACGTGCAATGTGCACATGGTAAAGTAGCTGTTCAAGGTATAGGAATGAGTGTCTATAGCTTTTATGTGGATGGACTACTGATTGATACAGGTTCTAATTCGCTTGCAGAGGAGTTTCAATCTTTTTTTCGCGAGCTGTCGGTTGAACAAGTTGCATTGACTCATGCACATGAAGACCATTCGGGCAATGCTGCTTGGATTCAGCAACAACAGAATATCCCGATTTACGTTCATCGTGAGTCCATTGCGAATTGTGCGGAAGACGGAAACTATCCATTCTATCGTCAGGCGCTCTGGGGACAGCGACCAGCATTTATTGCACAGCCATTTGGGGACACGCTTGAAACGAAATCTGCCACTTGGGACATTATTGCGACACCAGGACATACAACAGACCATCTGTCGTTTTACAATCGGGTAACAGGTGCCATGTTTACAGGAGATTTATATATTCAAACGAAGACAAAGGTTGTGCTTGATGAGGAAAACATCGTACATACTTTGGCATCGTTAAAGAAACTATTACATTTTGATTTTGAACAGGTCTATTGTTGCCATGCAGGTTTTCTTGCGGATGGTCGGGCGAAAATAAGCGAAAAAATTGCTTATTTAGAAGAGTTGGAAGGAGAGGTGCGAAAGCTCTATTCTCAAGGCTACACAGACGATGCCATAACGAAAGCCATCTTTCGCCGAGAGTATCCAATCACTAAGGTGTCCGGGGAGCAATGGTCATCTAAACATATTATTACAGCTTTTACTAAACAATTTAAGCAAGAGTCCTAA
- a CDS encoding YaiI/YqxD family protein codes for MKVLIDADACPVVDLALSISSGFEIETILFCDTSHRIERDNVITIIVPKGPDSVDFTLVNTLSKHDIVITQDYGLAAMVLARGGYPIDQNGREMSNENIERLLDMRHVGQKIRRAGGRTKGPKKRTKENNMLFEMKFRQICERAILAQKMEESTDGK; via the coding sequence GTGAAGGTATTAATTGACGCTGATGCCTGTCCAGTCGTGGATTTAGCGCTATCTATATCATCTGGGTTTGAGATTGAAACTATCTTGTTTTGCGATACATCCCACCGTATTGAACGTGATAATGTAATAACAATTATTGTACCAAAGGGTCCAGATTCGGTTGATTTCACGCTAGTGAATACGCTTTCAAAACATGATATTGTCATTACACAGGATTACGGTTTAGCGGCCATGGTGTTGGCACGCGGAGGTTATCCAATCGATCAAAATGGCAGGGAAATGTCTAATGAAAATATCGAACGTTTGCTCGATATGCGCCATGTTGGGCAGAAGATTAGACGAGCTGGAGGACGAACCAAGGGACCGAAAAAAAGAACGAAAGAAAATAATATGCTGTTTGAAATGAAATTTCGACAAATTTGTGAACGAGCAATTTTAGCGCAAAAAATGGAGGAATCAACAGATGGAAAATGA